The genomic DNA ATAATCAGGTTTGAGTTTAATGGTCTTTTGAAATAGCTTTATTGCCTCGCCATATTGACGGGCCTTATAACAATCTCTGCCCTCAAGATAACATCCCTCAACTCTCTCCATCAAGAGTTTTTCCTCAGCGGCATCTCTTAACTTCTCTGCCTTGGCTATCTCCTTGGCTAACTTTTCCCTCTGTTTTTCCTTTTCCTTTTCCTTTTTCTTTGCCTGTTTTATCTTTTTTTCTGCTTCTTTTGCTTCCTT from Candidatus Omnitrophota bacterium includes the following:
- a CDS encoding tetratricopeptide repeat protein, producing KEAKEAEKKIKQAKKKEKEKEKQREKLAKEIAKAEKLRDAAEEKLLMERVEGCYLEGRDCYKARQYGEAIKLFQKTIKLKPDYTKASRYLKKARKKWEKQKEKESKKKLD